CGGGTCGTCGGGCATGAGCGCCAGCCCATCGCCGACCAGAATTTCGCGGTAACGCGGTTTTTGCGCGGCGGCCTCGGGTGCCTCGGAAAGATCGAGCCGGTCGAAGCCCGCAAGCGTCAGCGCGGTGATCTTTTCCGCGCTCCAACCCAAAGCCTTGAGCCCAAGCAGCACCGCTTCCTGACGGCGCAGGAAGGCCTTTTCGCGAAAGGTCTCGCGCACTTCCGAGAGGTTCGCGCCGTCGTTCATCTCGGCAAAGACCGCATCGAAAGAGCGATCGCCATTGACCGCCTCATTGACGCGCTCGGCGTAGCAATGATCCATCAGCGTGACGCGGACCTCCTGCACCCAATCGGGCGCCAAAGCCGCGCGGCGGATGCCATCGGCCATCAGAAAGGCGAAGTTTGGCGAGCACCAATAGGTCGGCAGCCGGAAAGCGATCTCGACCGCGCCGCGCCGGATCTCCATCCGTTCGACGAAGCCCATGTTGGTGATCGGTTCGTCAAGCTCGGGGTCGGTGACGGCGCCAAGGCGCCGCCACAGGTCCCGCGCCTGCGCACCACGAATATGCGGCACGCCCATGGCTCACTCCGCCGCGATGCGGACGGGGGTCTGCGCCAGTTCTGCGCGCTTCGCCGCCACGTCGATGTCGTAAAGCCGCGCCGCATTGAGCCCGAGGATCTTCTCCTTGATCTCATCGGTCAGCTGCACGCCGCGTTCTTGCGCGA
This genomic stretch from Paracoccus aminophilus JCM 7686 harbors:
- a CDS encoding iron-sulfur cluster assembly protein, giving the protein MGVPHIRGAQARDLWRRLGAVTDPELDEPITNMGFVERMEIRRGAVEIAFRLPTYWCSPNFAFLMADGIRRAALAPDWVQEVRVTLMDHCYAERVNEAVNGDRSFDAVFAEMNDGANLSEVRETFREKAFLRRQEAVLLGLKALGWSAEKITALTLAGFDRLDLSEAPEAAAQKPRYREILVGDGLALMPDDPAFVTWGGDALCVESFAEHLTRLRSIRINMEFNGAMCRGLAATRYKEVDRSGEEPELIDFILGRMPPPDRTASPDTAR